GGGACGCGGACGCGACTGCGGGCGACGGGAACGGAACCGAAACCGGGACCAACGGCGACGATACCCGTACTCGCGACCGGAACCGCGACCTCGAGTCGGACCGCGATCGCTCGAGTGCGGACACGGGAACGGACGCGCGCACGACCGGGACCGAAACCGGAACCGCAACCGAAACCGAAACCGAACGGCGAGACTCGCGCAGCGCTCGCACGCGGGACCGCGCCGACGATTCGGAGGCCCTCCGCGAGGAGATCGAGCGCCTGCGCGATCGCGTCGAGACCTTCGAGGACAACGTCGAGCGCCGCACCGTCGAGAAGGAGTCGCTCGAGGGCGAACTCAAGCGCTACGTCCGGCGACGCGTGCGTCGCGGCCACGCCCACGGCTGGGGCCCGTACCTCGTCCTGCTGTACGGGACGGCCATGGCCATCGCGGCGTTTTACTTCCTGACCGGTCCCTGGGCGATCCTCGCGATGTTCGTCGTCTGGACGTCGACGCTGGGCGTCTACGTCCTGATGGTGCTGCTCGGCGCCGGCCTGTCCCTGCTCGGCGTGCCGGGTCGACTCCGGAACTGGATCGGCGAGCGACGGTCCTGATCGCTCACTCCCTTCCTCCTTCGTCCCGCAGCCTGGTGGCTACGTTCCCCCTCGTTCGCCCTGCCGTCGACGAGCCGCGCTTCGTCGTTGCGGTCGCTCTCCGTCGATCGCCGTCCACTGCCGTGACGAGGCTGCTGCTCACTGTCGCGACGAGAGACGAAAGAGAAATCGAAGCGAGCCGTCCGCCGACTTAGAACGTCTCGAGGTAGCGGTCGAGTTCCCACTGGGAGACGTCGACGAGGTACTCCTCGAACTCCTGGCGCTTGGCCTCGACGAACTTGGGCGCGACGTGTTCGCCGAGCGCGTTGTAGATCGCTTCGTCCTCCTCGAGCGCGTCGACGGCCTGCCCGAGGTTCGACGGCAGGGTTTCGATGCCGTACTCGTCGCGCTTCTGCTCGTCGAACTCGTAGATGTTCTCCCGAACCGGGTCGGGACAGTCGAGGTCCTGCTCGATGCCGTCCAGCCCCGCGTGGATCATCGCGGCGAACGCGAGGTACGGGTTACAGGACGGGTCCGGCGAGCGCAGTTCGATGCGCGAAGCTGCAGGGACGCGCGCGGCCGGCTTGCGGATCAGCGCCGAGCGGTTGCGGTCCGACCAAGCGACGTAGACCGGCGCCTCGTAGCCCGGCACCAGGCGCTTGTAGCTGTTCACGGTGGGGTTCGCGACCGCCGTGATCGCCGGCGCGTGCTCGAGGATGCCGGCGGTGAAGGCGTGGGCTTCCTCCGAGAGGTTGAACTCGTCGTCCTCGTCGTGGAAGGCGTTCTCGCCGTCCTCGGTGAACAGGGAGAGGTGGGTGTGCATGCCGGAGCCGTTGATGCGCGGGATCGGCTTGGGCATGAAGGTCGCGTGGTAGTCGTGCTGGGCGGCGATGGCGCGCACGACGGTCCGGAAGGTCGCGACGTTGTCGGCCGTCGCGAGCGCATCGTCGTAGGTGAAGTTGATCTCGTGTTGGCCCTCGGCGACCTCGTGGTGGCTGGCCTCGATCTCGAAGCCCATCTCCTCGAGGCCGTAGATGATGTCGCGGCGGACGTCGCTGGCGAGGTCCTTGGGCGCGACGTCGAAGTAGCCGCCGGCGTCGTTGGTCTCGGTCGTCGCGCGACCCTCCTCGTCCTCCTCGAAGAGGAAGAACTCCGGTTCGGGGGCAGCGTTGACGGTGTAGCCCATCTCCTCGGCGCGCTCGAGGGCGTTCTTCAGCACGCGGCGCGGGTCGCCCTCGAACGGTTCGTCCGTCGAGGTGTCGTAGACGTCGCAGATCATCCGGGCCGCGGCGCTGTCCTCGTCGTTGCGCCACGGGAGGATCGCGAAGGTATCCGGGTCCGGGACGAGGCGCATGTCCGATTCCTGAATGCGGACGAAGCCCTCGATCGAGGAGCCGTCGAAGTAGATCCCCTCGGTGAAGGCCTTCTCGGCCTGCCGGGCCGGCACGGCGACGTTCTTGACCGTGCCCAGAATGTCAGTAAACTGCAGGCGGAGGAAGTCGACGTCCTGCGCTTCGATCTCGTCGAGTACGGCTTGTTCAGCCTCGCTGATGTTTCCGCTTGTCATTTTTCCAGTCGTCCTTCTCAAGAATCTCTGCTATTAAAACCCTGCTGCTCTGAGCAAATATCCCCTCTCTCCACTGAAATTGTATATTCGTAAATTTCTAAAGGCTAGGCTGAGTTGTTTGATGTGATGACCTACGAAAATCTCGACGCGAAACTAGTGAATGCCCTCCTCGGCGACGGCCGCGCCAGCCTCCGCAGCCTCGCCGA
The DNA window shown above is from Halopiger xanaduensis SH-6 and carries:
- the glnA gene encoding type I glutamate--ammonia ligase is translated as MTSGNISEAEQAVLDEIEAQDVDFLRLQFTDILGTVKNVAVPARQAEKAFTEGIYFDGSSIEGFVRIQESDMRLVPDPDTFAILPWRNDEDSAAARMICDVYDTSTDEPFEGDPRRVLKNALERAEEMGYTVNAAPEPEFFLFEEDEEGRATTETNDAGGYFDVAPKDLASDVRRDIIYGLEEMGFEIEASHHEVAEGQHEINFTYDDALATADNVATFRTVVRAIAAQHDYHATFMPKPIPRINGSGMHTHLSLFTEDGENAFHDEDDEFNLSEEAHAFTAGILEHAPAITAVANPTVNSYKRLVPGYEAPVYVAWSDRNRSALIRKPAARVPAASRIELRSPDPSCNPYLAFAAMIHAGLDGIEQDLDCPDPVRENIYEFDEQKRDEYGIETLPSNLGQAVDALEEDEAIYNALGEHVAPKFVEAKRQEFEEYLVDVSQWELDRYLETF